One Salvia splendens isolate huo1 chromosome 1, SspV2, whole genome shotgun sequence genomic window, ttgaaacaaataatttttcttaattagcCCGAAGGGCTTTAACAATAATGCATCGAGTCACATATTGCAGTTTATGATTGAATAAAGGCCAATATTGATCCTGAACATATGtttattttacgattttggtcataaacattatcttttgaatttttacatctcaaacatttcaactcggaccGAAATCAGTCCATTTTGGATGGTtctaaaaactaacggtcaacgaaCGATTAAGCAAATTTTGactaaattagaatattaatccataattaactaaaaaaggaaattcatttatctctcttcttctctcctaTCCCATCtctcaaaaaaattaaaactgctAACATTATGCACTAGTTCCGTCACCGGAAATGAAACCGGTGGCGGAGCAAATGACGATACGCCTTTCGAGGCTGCTTTAGTTCGACGGCGGAGAAAAAAATCAACGGCCGAGGATGAAACTGGAGAGCGAATTTCATCAGAAATGGACGGTCAGACGAAGCTCACTCGAACGAATTCCTCACTCCTCAGCTCATCCCCCACCATCCGCTCATCCATCCACAGCTTGTCTTCGGTGAGCGAGATCGCGCCCGATTCCGACGCGGAGGATCTCGAGGAGCAGAAGCCCCACAGCAGGCCGCTTCCATCTCCGGTTCGCTCCGGTGTGGCGGCGCCTGTGGCCGCCGCCTTCCTCCTCCTCTATGTGCTCTTCGCCTTCTTCACTTCGAACGATTTAGCCACCTCTGAGAATCTGCTCTCAGCTTTAATTTTCGTCAAGATTTTTTTGTGTTTGCTCTCGAGAAACAAGGGTTTAGTGAGCAGGAATGTCAATTTCTTCAAGCAAATCTACGATGAGTATGAGAAGAGGATAAGATTTTTGCGTTTCGGTTCAAGAACTCACTCGAAGCCTGTGCAATGGTTCATCGGCGAGGCGGAATCAGAGGAATTGGAGAGTAGGAAGATTGTTCGGGAAGGTGTGGAGTTTTACAGCAATGGCGATTTCTACGCAGGGGAGTTTCATAAGGGACGTGTAACAGGAGCGGTgacttataaaaataattaaggatataattagggagtaagtaattatatttaacagcttaatttggtcaaaatccggATTAAAAACGTTGATCgttaaaatttgacggaacaGTTAGTTTTGGAtcgattgtgatccgagttgaaatatttgagatgcaaaaattcaaaagataatgtttaaaaccaaaatcataaaatgagcaTAATGTTCATGACCAATTTTGATCTTTACTCTTTACGATTTCTTTTTCAAAATAGTACTATATCTCGAATCAGTACAAAAATTGCCACTCGTGAGTTTATTTAGAGATAAGAAATAGTACTCGTTGGCGGCACACTTAGGAGGCAAAGCTAGCGCCTCAGTCCCAGAATGCAATGTCGCttctttttaaaatatatagcaTATTAATATACACTTATTCAAATGTCcatccaaataaattaaaaaaaactaaacattTTGAAAtcttttttaaagaaaataagagAATGCACGTAGtctcaaaaaaaataatataaaaggtGTTAGTTAAACAACCTCTCATGAATCCAACAGAAAGCTAAAATGGGGTCATATGGAAGAAAACAGCAATAGTTATGTAAGGAATTTTAATATGATTAGAGATTTTTGAACTAAAGGTGCAAATATTTGAGAATTCCAAAAGAATGTAACATCTGGTAGCGTGATTCagataaaattatacttaatGGTCAGCGCTCAGTACACGCTACCAGGTCGTTATGTAAGTCACTCTATTACCTACTCACAGAGTCTCGAGAAATTGCGCAAAGCTTGGATATTTTGGCTCCCATCCAAGTTCTGCACGAGTTTTAGAGTTGTTCAATTTCTTACCTAGAGGATCTGATGTTCCTGCCAAACAATAGAAAGAAAATGTCATAAAGTTGGAGTTCTCAAATGGGCTGCATGGCTTCCAGGACATTCACATAAGCCGAAGAAGAGCAAGAAATACTTATGTTAATTCTTTTGGCGCATTTCAACGGTAAATACTCTTTTGCAAAACGCACCCTTATATAAATGAGTGACACAATCCCGATATGTTAGTTTACCTGTAAATGCGTCAAACTTCTTACCATATTTTCCACTCCTGTTAACCAATTCCATTACTTCTTGCCTGAATGCATATAACAAGTCATATTCGCAACAGTTCTTTGATTTCTTTTATGCTGATTCTATTACATGTACATCTTATGAAAATTAGTTGAACAGGAACCTGGACAGAGGGTGATTGTCACAGCCAAGAAAAATCCTACCACGAAGATTCTTCTTTAATATAGCAATTGACAGTGAAGCAGCATCCTGTGGAGGAACAATGAAACATTGCACTAATTCATATTGGCAGACAAATGAACCAAACTAAACCACAATAAGGGGAAAAATCCTAATAATAAGTTTAAAAGTCATTTGAACTGATCATGCAGTAAACATGATTGGCAGGGATTACCTCATAATGTATGAGATTAAGGATGTGATCTGGCCGAACTTCAAGAGTCCCTTTCTCCAACCAGTACGTATGGGCACCTCTATCTACCTTGTAATGCAAGTTAAGGTTGTTCTTACACACAGCATTTCCATTACCATAACTTTGAAGATATGAGCAGATTCAACCCTAGGTAACACTTGGAAGGATATATAAAGTCCAGCTATTCTAACTACACAACCACCAGCTTCCAGCACAACTTTCTCCGATTTGAGTAGATTATCTGTTCTGGGGCTTCTCCCAATGGGTACGGCTGGAGTGTCCTATAGAGAAATTAAAACTCATCATGTAAAGAGTAGAATCATATATTGAAGTGTTGAGATAAAGACAACATAGGAATATATATCAGATTTACTATTTGAAAGGATTATAATCAGAAAGTTGCCTGTCAGGCAGATTACATACCTCATCACAGTACCCATTATCATTGCAGTCATATGGAGCGGAGCTTGAAGTAAAAAGGAAGCACCCTTCACCATTCCAATTTAAGGTTGCTTCTCTATTGAAATTGGttacacaaaataaattagtACTTGGCTTCTATTATGTTACCAATTAGTACATAGAGTAAATACTATAAATAACTTATCATGATTAAATAAGTATATTTTGGtgtattaaaatgataacacaAAGACATGCTATTGTAACCCTATCGGCCAATCCTAAGCTTTGATGAGTATAACTTATCTGATTGACGGGTACAGTCAGTCAGATGCATtgtaaacataaaaaataaacccATTACAGCCCTGAGTGACTTCCAAAGGGGATCATTTGCTGccatttttctaatttttacaTATTGCTCTTAAACTCTGCAAAAAGAATGTATAGAACCTGCATGCTGTGAATTTCAAGACTTTTTAAGCATACCTGACTTCACCAGGGTAATCTACATTTCTAGATGGAGGAGCACAGAAGATGACATAGGGAAACTTATGAGTTACTTTGGTTTCCTTCAGAGATGGAGTAATCCCCATCTTCTTTAACTCTTCATGATGATTGCTCGTAAGAGTCTGCCCATAAATTTGAGAACTTGGATGTTCCTGCAACATTCAAGCGCTCATCTTTAGAGAAGTTCGTCAGTTTTGACATACAGGACAACAATGTAAAAAGGCAAAGGCCCATAATACTAGGAAAAAGCCTGAAGTCATAAATTATCTCGAagacaattttaaatttaggcAGAGATACTGTTAAAAACTTAGCTTCCCGGATCAAGTTACAACACATGGCACAGCTCCACCAGATAGATTATATTGTGTTAATGCAGAAAACTCAGCAAACACTAATACTCATCGTATATTTGGTCCAAAAATTACCTCTCGCCACTTTTCAGCTATTATACGCCCCAAAACTCCTGGTCCAACTATGAACAAGTCATTAGCTCCAACTGCTCCAGTAGATGAAGCTTCCAATTTGTTGTTAGGCGCACCTTCAGACATTAAGCGCAAATTTAATAGACTGATTAACAACTTGAATCAAAACACCCTTGCACACacaaatagtactactacttttcATCACAAGCACATGGTATCACTGCATCTGCACTAATTATAGTTCATTCAATTATACAAACAAAATTCACATAACAAACCAGCCAATAACAGCATAAACACAAAAACTGATTAAATCCCTCCAAGAAACTAGGCATTGTGAATTTTGTGTCAGAGTCGAAGCTGCGAGCAAGCATAAGGCTACTGTAGTATCAATAGGTAAATGCTGAAGCCAGAGAAAtatcacaaaaaaataaacGGTAAACATTAGTTTGTCATTTcatcaaaacaaaaaacaaacatGAACAAATAAGTTAAAATAAATCAACTATCATCCAAAACAATCTTATAAGAATACAGCCTTATCCACAAATATACAATTAAACAGAGTACCACCACAATACAACCCTCAAATCTCAACTATTCACATAACATGTACGAATACGATCCACTCATTCACATGAGCTGGAATAATTATCCTAACGTAATCATTCACCAAAAACATCTCGTAAAATGAGAGCAAACGCTCGGCTGCAATAAACTTCAGCAGCCGCTCGCACAATTCTGCAAAAATTCAATcatccaaccaccaaatccaccAAAAGCACAACATATTCCGCGAGAATCACAATTCTAAATTCTAACTCAGTCGAAGGAGATATTCAATTCAAGCGATAATTTAACTCAATTGTAAAGAGAGGGAGATTACCGATGGTGGATGAAGCTCTAACTCTGGAAGAAACGGCTGCGTCCATGGATAACGACGTCGTCAGAGGAGTCCGGACGAAGGAATTGGGATTGAAGCTCGCGGGAAACGGAAGGGAAGTAGAGAGAGTAGCGGAATTGAGGTTGTTAGGCCTAAGAACATTCGCGATGAAGTCAGTGCAGTTGGTTAAACTGCTCATTTTccagtttttttaattttctttgtgGAATAATCGATACGATTAATGTGGGAGAAACAGGGTTCGGATTTCAATCAATTCATAacatgtgtttaattggaggaGCATCAACTGCAGAGGCCGAAATCCTCTTAGCCACTAGGATTTTGACATCTGGACTGTTGAGCCATTTATATATTTTGCCATAAATAATGTAAAGtagatgatttttattttatattatataaactTTGCAATTTGAATGttttctttaaaataaaaaatatatattttttgttcaaactatatttttcatgtgttctcattttataatttagttCTAGTTTTTTGCATCTGTTAGTATTTCTTCCTTATTTAAAGCGGATTTAGTTAGAATCATGGATTAACCGATTTCATTGCGGCCATGAGGACCGAAAAACTACATTATAGTAATCAGTATTTGGAGTTGCTTTTGACTTCATAGGTGTGACAATTCCTATCTTAATCTATTGTAATTAGAGTTTACtttcattatttgattattacaCATTATCAATCATTGCACCGTTGTTGTATTTCAACAGTAACGACAATCTTTCTATCCCTTGAATCGTGTTTCATTGATCCACTTTTGATTCTTTAATGTGCCTTGCCTCATGAATTATGTTTTATTGATCCATCGCTGATGTTAATGTAACTTTGGATGTAGTTGATACACATAtactttattttgaaattatcaTGGTTtagaggctctccgtgtttgaTTATACGCCCTAGTTGCTAACCCAACTCCATGAGACAATTGCACgaaaacattaaaattaatatattaaattaaatactatgAATGTTTAAATTTATAATGATAAACATTTAATGAAAATTCATGACTTTCTTAAATAATTCGTCGTTTTATTCCCAACTAACTGTCATGCTTCTTACATATATGCTGCCAAACACATGATTGAAAggcatgataaaatgataatgtgTTAAGTAACAACTTAACCTACCTAAACAAACCTAATCATGttccaattttatattaatatatttatgttgAATTTGGAACGTAGACAATCAGTTATATTGATCTATATTTTGGTAATTTCGTACACATATGACATATCATCATGAAAGGCCTCTTATTGAGTCAATGTCAAATTTATCCCAActtatatttttcatataaaGTGAATGTCTTTGTTGACACATTTGATACATATAACAAAATAGCATGTGTCAACATCATCAATAATGTTAATACCATCAAAGATTATGTTTATATATCATTTTCATAATTGTATATAAAGATTTAACAGCTCAAATAGTTGAATCCATGTATTTAATAATGTTGGGTCATGACTCATACCATATCAGATATATATAGATGAATATTCTTCCTTTTATTCTTCCAAACAATATAAACTAGTATTCGagtatttcaaaattcaaaccatCAAATTTTTATGACAATATCTTATGCCTACTCTAGCTTATATAGTTATATAGTATATAAGAAGAGGGGAGTGATATTGATCAAcctttaattgctaactacaattaatttaaaaccgTAAGATTAGTAGAGATCTAATGGTCTACAAATTGCCgcgtgtaattttattttattattatttaaatttaaaaagataagaaaactatcaaaattagggttttagatcaaaatgtcaatatattgtattaaatatatcaatacaattttattgaatatgtCAGCACAATTTAACATTGacattttatatgtattatGTTTACATATTATGATAGTTACATTGACATTAGGCTGTTCTTGAAAATTACCAAAATTCaagattcttttttttttaaaattttaaaatcggaacatatgcaggtgagatctcgttagaatccttattaaattatctttaatttaatataagttgtgttaaaaaataatttaaattgagatagttataattatttaaagttttgggatattttttaaaagttagttacaactttTTGTTAaatgacattaatacccttaattgatattttttatacatTGTATTGATACTCGTGATTGATTGATCTTGTACCTTAATTTAATAATCCAATGTTTATCATGTAGTTGTAGTTATTAATTTAGGGGTGAGTTAGCAATACAACACACCCctataagaaaatatttcaagttataaaattttcatttggTTCAATCTATTTAGTTGCAACCCACGCACACGCACACGCACATATACTTGAGCTCGAATGCTAACTTATTAATAAACGAACAATATCTTATCAACTAAGTTATGatttgttatttatttaatttgatctaCTTATTGGTCGAAAAAAATATACTCACTTATAAAAAGTTCAATAAATGAAAGTCATATTTTTCGTCCACAGAACCAGCCGTGTACAGTATAAAATAGTTGAGACGATAAATTTgaatctaattaattaatgacgAATAACCTTTTGTTTTCGTGGTTTCAAATACGTATCCTAACTAATTAAATGTTCGAAGCATAGTGATGAGGGACATGCATGCTTATAATAATGTGAAATATGTAAAATGTGCGATTAATATTTATTAAGCTATAAAAATGATTTGGGGGACAACCTTTGATTCATAGAAAGCTTTTGCACTTTTGTAGCTATATCactttattttgtgaattaaaGTTAAAGGAAAACGCACTCTCTTCTTATCGCAatactctcttttttttatagtgaaaattaattttgttaaattttggTGTCTACTAGATATCTGGGAGGATGTAATTAAATCAGGTACTCATCGGACTCGAGCCTTGTTCACTGAGGCAAATCTATCCCTCCAAAACTAACTGAGTTACGCCCTTCCGGGCAAAGTTTAATTTTCTACTATCATAAGTTTCGACACTAGTAtagaaaaatttaatttatcagTATTAATTTAAAGTGTACCAAGCAAGATGCTATTATAAAAAAGGGAATTTTTTTTGACATAATGTTTCTATGATAtacttttatttctattttttacaATTATATTCTATGTTCTGACTATTTAATGTAACAATCAATCCCCATAATTATGAAAATCAAATTTGACAAATATATTCATCCAAAAAACTAGTAGGAGtagtacatatttaattttataccCTTTAAGCATCACTCAAATTTAACAAGTTCTAATGTTCTATCAACTTGGATTATTATATTGACTTTCTTTTTCTAAACTGATTTTCACAgtagtcaaaaatcatttacTTATaggatattataattattcttcACAGCGAAACAAACTATACCATGAAAAAGATATTAGGCCTAAAAATCATGACTAAAAAACGATAAGATCATATCCATTTTTTAATTAAGCGTGTCTCGTAAATAAGGTAAAAGAATATTGAAATTCGTAACTAAAAATCCTAAAAtcgaaatatttaattaaactgGTGGTATGACTAAATGCCACTGGTGTCGGGCCGGAGTATGGGGCCCGCCAAGACGACGTAATCGCCTTTTTTTTGGTGCAACAAATTAGTTTGACCTAATCACAATCATGTTAAATCTTGGGCCATTATTTTATATGACAGTTTCTTTATATTCAATTATTCATCATTCAACAATCTTTATTAAAATTGCTAATCTCAATACATTGTTGATTAGTTGCACTAAATATAATAAAGTGTATGATCTCTAAACATTTTTATATGAATCAAATCTTCACTTAAATCAAAGTATACAAGGTCTCCCATTATAGAATAGAAAAAAACCCAACCAATTAAAAGCTATTTTAACTAGAAGTCATTTTTATTGGCGTACTAGCATTTTCTATTTACAACATTAATTCTACTAAAAATATGTTTGGTTGAAAATGAACAAGAAACTATGGTCCTACTTAGTCAAACAAACATTTTCTTTCCTCTTTTCCTTGTAAATAATTGTATCTTCACAGTTTAATTTCAGTCTTTAAAGAAAGATTTACCTAAAATATTTATCAACTGAAGGCTAAAATCAATATATTTGTATAGCTGTGTTGACTTATTACCTACACACGTCAGCAATttacatttctctctctctctctctctctcagacaCACACATCTTCTTACAGTAGATCTGCTTCTTGATCATTTTCAAGACTTCATATTTTCTTaccaatacaaaaaaaaatcccaattTTTGACAAACTGAACATTGAGGAATTTTCCTTTTTTGCGTAAGCTCACTGTGATCTATCTTCATTCCCACACAAAGCAGAGCGCAATCAAACCACTACAAGTATTTTTTTTCACTGTATAATAGTATTACTGTCTTTGCTTTTTGTAGGTATATTTGCTTCTTAATTATTGTTATTGCTCCATAAGCTGTGGGGTTTGTTCAAATCATAATTGTTGCTTCTTCTTTTGGGGCAGCGACTTAATTGAACATTTCCCCTTTTCCCTTTTCCTTTATTCTTCCCACCGGAGTGCAAGATCATAATTTAGTTAAGAATTACTTGATAaaagatttcatttttattgaatttaGGGCTGCCCATTTGCCTAATTTGCCCAAATTTGATTGATCTGGTTTGAGCCTTGAATACTTTCTGGTGAATCTTTGATTTCTTGGGGTTTTGAATGAGGTGTGTGATTATGTTATGTGGTGAGATATGAGAGTTAGGGTTATTGTGAAATGGGGTGTGTATTTGGGAAAGAGATTTCGTCGTCTGAGCGAGGTAGTGGCGATGTAGCTGGAAAGGGGAGAGGGAATGGGGAAGAGAGAGATTCTGGGAGGAGGGAGAAGGTAGTTGTTGGATCAGTAGATAAGGCAGAAGGAGAGGCTGCTAGTGTTGGTGTTGGTGGTGGAAGCCAAGCTCCGAATGGCCGGGATAAGGAGGAGAGGAAGGAAGGGAGTGCTCGGCAGCCTAGAGGCGAGAGGAGACGGTCTAGGCCGAATCCAAGGCTGAGCAATCCTCCTAAGAATGTCCATGGTGAGCAAGTGGCTGCTGGATGGCCTTCTTGGCTCTCTGCTGTGGCAGGCGAGGCGATCAATGGGTGGACGCCTCGTCGTGCTGATTCGTTTGTAAAGATTGATAAGGCAAGTGGCTAATGAATGTGGTTTGGTTGCTACTTTCTGTTTTTGTGCTActtcattttatgttttaatggTTTTTTCCTGTTTATATTTGTGTTTTTAGATTGGGCAAGGTACTTATAGTAATGTGTATAAAGCTAGAGACGTCATAACGGGGAAAGTTGTAGCCCTTAAAAAGGTTAGATTCGATAATTTGGAGCCCGAGAGTGTGAGGTTCATGGCTAGGGAGATTTTGATCCTGCGTCGTCTGGATCATCCCAATGTGCTGAAACTGCAAGGATTAGCGACATCAAGGATGTCGTGTAGTTTGTACCTTGTTTTCGATTACATGGAGCATGATCTGGCTGGTCTTGTTTCAAATCCCGGGATCA contains:
- the LOC121757593 gene encoding uncharacterized protein LOC121757593 → MDGQTKLTRTNSSLLSSSPTIRSSIHSLSSVSEIAPDSDAEDLEEQKPHSRPLPSPVRSGVAAPVAAAFLLLYVLFAFFTSNDLATSENLLSALIFVKIFLCLLSRNKGLVSRNVNFFKQIYDEYEKRIRFLRFGSRTHSKPVQWFIGEAESEELESRKIVREGVEFYSNGDFYAGEFHKGRVTGAVTYKNN
- the LOC121808129 gene encoding uncharacterized protein LOC121808129, which codes for MSSLTNCTDFIANVLRPNNLNSATLSTSLPFPASFNPNSFVRTPLTTSLSMDAAVSSRVRASSTIGAPNNKLEASSTGAVGANDLFIVGPGVLGRIIAEKWREEHPSSQIYGQTLTSNHHEELKKMGITPSLKETKVTHKFPYVIFCAPPSRNVDYPGEVREATLNWNGEGCFLFTSSSAPYDCNDNGYCDEDTPAVPIGRSPRTDNLLKSEKVVLEAGGCVVRIAGLYKVDRGAHTYWLEKGTLEVRPDHILNLIHYEDAASLSIAILKKNLRGRIFLGCDNHPLSRQEVMELVNRSGKYGKKFDAFTGTSDPLGKKLNNSKTRAELGWEPKYPSFAQFLETL